In Zingiber officinale cultivar Zhangliang chromosome 3A, Zo_v1.1, whole genome shotgun sequence, the DNA window GCAAACACAACAAGATCTGCAGCAGTCAAGATCGCGAGGAGAAAGTAAAACCTGTCCATGTGCCCTCTGTTCAGGTTCACCGGAATCCACCCTGGTCGACCGCCTTTCGCGGTGATCTCCATGATTATGGTCACCAAGAGACTGCTCACGTAGTTCCCTAGCGATATCGAGGTCATGCAGAGTGCGCTGCCGAAGCTCTTCAGCCCGTCCGGCGCCTGGTCATTGAAGAACTCCAACTGGCCGACGTACATGAACACCTCGGAGGCCCCTATCAGCATGTACTGAGGGATTTGCCATAGGATACTCAGAGAACTGTCGTCGGTGCAGCTGCTGCACACATTCTTAAGGCGGTAGACTTCAACTGTTCCGGCTGAAATCATTGCCGTAATTGCTATGACGAGCCCAACTCCCATCCTCTGCAGCTCCGTGAGCCCTTTTGAATCCTTCATCCATCTCGAAACCAAAGGGGCGAGCAGTCTGCGATAGAAGAATATGAAGAGTGCGACGCTGGCGATGTCAAAGGCAGACATGCTCGCGGGAGGAATGTGGAAACTGCCGACGACATTGTTCATGGCTGCACCTTGCTCGACGAAGAGGGAGGCCATCTGCGTGAAGACGACGGAGTAGATGATGGTGGTCAGCCATATGGGGAGGAGTCGAAGCACGCACTTGAACTCTTCGACTTGTGTGACGGGGCAGAGGCGCCATGGATTGTGGGCACTCGATTCATTCTTTTTGTCCATGAAGTCATTCATTGGATCAACGACCGCTGCTCTGTCCAAGAACCTGCATCAGCAAATTAACGCCAAGTTTGGATCAATCGAGAGGGTTACTGAAAATTATACTTCAAGTGGAAGTTTAGAAGCTTACTCGAACCCTTCAGTGTGCAATATCTTTCTGCTTCCATTAGCATCTGAGTCTGAGATCTTTTTTCCCTCCACCTCGTAGAGATCTTGTCCACTTGACGGCAGCCTGACCCTCCACTTCCTTGATGCAGCCACAATGACCTGGCAGACCCTAAAGAAGGGGTTGCCAATCGGCTTGAAGTGCCTGTACCTAGTCGTGCCACAGAGGAAGAGGATCAGAGCCGTCATGGCAGACCCAGCTGATGCCCAGAAGCCCAGCGCCCACATGCCCTCGTCCTCGAAGTAGCCCAAGAATGTGTTGGAGAAGAGAGAGCCCAGGTTAAGTGCCAGGTAGAAGTAGCTGAAGAATGAAATCTTGGAGCGAGCCTCTGCAGAATCCTCCTCGTCAAACTGGTCTGCTCCAAAGGTGGCTATGTTTGGCTGGTACCCTCCATTTCCTAGGGCAACCAGGTAAACTGAGAGGTAGAAGAACCCCAGCTCAATGTTCGAGTGAGGTGCACAGTTTAAGTCCTCATCGCCACAGCCTGTGGGTTTCAGAAGAAACATGTGTGTGGATAAAGAGAGCAGCACCAAACCCTGCAAGCCCAAAGATCATTCAGTGAGTCTCTGCTGCATTGCATTGTAGAAAAAGAATCCATGAGATAATTGCAAATAATTCCTAGATTTTTGGGTGACTTACTATTACAAACATGGCTTGGAAAATGGCACACGTCTTGTATCTTCCCCAGTAGGAGTCGCTGAGGAAGGCACCTACCAGGGAGAAGATGTAGACTGTGCCTGTCCATTTGCTAACGTTGTTGGCTGCTTCTGCATTGTTCTGCTGCAGAACTCTTGTTAGAAACAATACCAGGTTGACTCCGACCCCAAAGAACGCAAGGGTAGCCAGTCCCTGATTCACTGAATCAAGATTTCATGGATATGGTCAGCAAATTGCATAAACATCATGCATGCAGCAAAAGAAATTGTGAGTGGGTAGGGTTCCATCGTGATCGCTGAAATCTAGCCTGACCTAACCTCATGATCAATTCAAGATTTTTGGCCTGTGCCCATGATAAGATTTCATGATAGATATGCACCACTCAACTTTGTCTTTTTTGTTCCTTATCAAATTTACAAGAAGAAAGTGCACTTTTATATTCACTCAGGAATGTAATCCTATTCAGTTTTACAGGCAAATGACTCTGTTGCAGACGGTGGCAATGACAGTGACCCCAAAGTCCAAAGATATGATGCTCCTACGTTTGCCAGGTTAGTATATATTTCACTAACAGGACCAAGAATTCAAGAAAGGATCTACTAGACTTAAATCTACCGGAAAAGTATTACTTGCGTCTACTGTAAAGTCGACAAAATATTCAGGCAAAAAGGGCCTTTAGACCATCCACAACTAAACAGCCATTTCTGGACTGGCATCCACCATGTGAATTAACTTTTCAATCATGGGAATGATCAATCCATCTAGATGGCTGTTTATATTATAGACACATCTGAGTGGTTACTATAGATCAAGAAGCTGTGCACCTACGTTCTGTCAATATCTTTTAGGAGTGAAGAGTTTATTCAGATTGGTTTCTGTTACTTATATGATCCTTTCCCTCAGGATTTAATGACTGAAATTTGTAACTCGATGATAAAATAGTTACCTAGCACAAGTGATCCTGCCACCCAGCCTCCGGTCTTGCCCTTGGCTGCAGGCCTGCCTCTGAAGTCCACTGATCCATCAAGTGTGTAGTCATACTGATCAGCTTTGTATCCACTTCTCGCCATGCTAAAGGAAGAGCTTTTAGTCACCATGTTGCCGTCTTCTACTCTCTCTTTCTCCTGCAGTGCCCAATTCAACTTAGTGAGTTTAATAAAACACCCATGCTTCAGTTTTATTGGCTCTTGGTGGATTATAGCC includes these proteins:
- the LOC122051595 gene encoding protein NRT1/ PTR FAMILY 7.2-like; this translates as MANSENSMEKERVEDGNMVTKSSSFSMARSGYKADQYDYTLDGSVDFRGRPAAKGKTGGWVAGSLVLVNQGLATLAFFGVGVNLVLFLTRVLQQNNAEAANNVSKWTGTVYIFSLVGAFLSDSYWGRYKTCAIFQAMFVIGLVLLSLSTHMFLLKPTGCGDEDLNCAPHSNIELGFFYLSVYLVALGNGGYQPNIATFGADQFDEEDSAEARSKISFFSYFYLALNLGSLFSNTFLGYFEDEGMWALGFWASAGSAMTALILFLCGTTRYRHFKPIGNPFFRVCQVIVAASRKWRVRLPSSGQDLYEVEGKKISDSDANGSRKILHTEGFEFLDRAAVVDPMNDFMDKKNESSAHNPWRLCPVTQVEEFKCVLRLLPIWLTTIIYSVVFTQMASLFVEQGAAMNNVVGSFHIPPASMSAFDIASVALFIFFYRRLLAPLVSRWMKDSKGLTELQRMGVGLVIAITAMISAGTVEVYRLKNVCSSCTDDSSLSILWQIPQYMLIGASEVFMYVGQLEFFNDQAPDGLKSFGSALCMTSISLGNYVSSLLVTIIMEITAKGGRPGWIPVNLNRGHMDRFYFLLAILTAADLVVFAACARWYKSIKLEGRYEDEEDNYDV